In the bacterium genome, one interval contains:
- the ybeY gene encoding rRNA maturation RNase YbeY produces MRLRIAANPAFPEVADAGAPWFTFLVQLAGALGSGEQWVELSFLDDAQMRRLNRDWRGKDAPTDVLSFRYGADGGGELPAGEDLEGEVLVSIETARRQAATAGHGLAEEVSVLAIHGLCHILGHDHETEAEAAAMAALEAPLRRRIAAHFASATARD; encoded by the coding sequence ATGCGGCTCCGGATCGCAGCGAACCCGGCCTTCCCCGAAGTCGCTGACGCCGGGGCCCCCTGGTTCACCTTCCTTGTCCAGCTCGCCGGCGCGCTGGGTTCCGGCGAGCAATGGGTCGAGCTCAGCTTCCTCGACGACGCCCAGATGCGCCGCCTCAACCGCGACTGGCGGGGCAAGGACGCCCCGACGGACGTGCTCAGTTTCCGCTACGGCGCCGACGGCGGCGGCGAGCTGCCCGCCGGGGAGGATCTCGAGGGCGAGGTGCTCGTCTCGATCGAGACCGCCCGCCGGCAGGCGGCGACGGCCGGCCACGGTCTCGCCGAGGAAGTATCCGTGCTGGCAATCCACGGCCTCTGCCATATACTCGGGCACGATCACGAGACGGAGGCCGAGGCGGCGGCGATGGCCGCCCTCGAAGCGCCGCTGCGCCGCCGCATCGCGGCCCACTTCGCCTCCGCGACTGCGAGGGACTGA